A single Sulfurimonas crateris DNA region contains:
- a CDS encoding LPP20 family lipoprotein, producing the protein MIKTISSILMAGLFLSLITGCSKDAKPEERSVDFACKQEGVTAPKWTCIPNVEDGYAGIGIAEKSAAGMDHMRRVAMANGRSDLAQQIESQVKDKISIYTGTTGVGATETVDKAIETVTKQVAKVDLVGSKAVDMWSAPSGAIYMLVTVSKDSANEQIQNNIKTSFKNDQALWQQFKAKNALEELEKEFPAD; encoded by the coding sequence ATGATCAAAACTATTTCATCAATTTTAATGGCAGGCTTGTTTTTATCCCTGATTACTGGATGTAGCAAAGATGCTAAGCCCGAAGAGAGAAGTGTAGATTTTGCTTGTAAGCAAGAGGGAGTTACTGCTCCGAAGTGGACATGTATTCCTAACGTAGAAGATGGGTATGCAGGTATCGGTATAGCTGAAAAGAGTGCGGCGGGAATGGATCATATGAGAAGAGTGGCGATGGCGAATGGGCGTTCAGACCTGGCTCAACAGATCGAATCTCAGGTTAAAGACAAGATCAGTATCTACACCGGAACAACTGGTGTCGGTGCAACAGAGACCGTAGATAAAGCTATCGAGACCGTGACAAAACAGGTCGCAAAAGTTGACTTGGTCGGTTCTAAAGCGGTTGATATGTGGAGTGCCCCATCAGGCGCTATCTATATGCTTGTAACAGTTTCTAAAGATTCTGCAAATGAGCAGATACAAAACAACATCAAGACAAGTTTTAAGAATGATCAGGCTCTCTGGCAGCAGTTTAAAGCTAAAAACGCTCTAGAAGAGCTTGAAAAAGAGTTCCCTGCGGACTAG
- the der gene encoding ribosome biogenesis GTPase Der, translating to MKKIAIIGRPNVGKSSLFNRLVKKRDAITSDIAGTTRDVKRRDVLIMNKQALLLDTGGLDQGCELFDKIKEKSLEAAKKADIILYMVDGKSIPEEDDKKLFYELQTLGKDVALVVNKIDNDKLKDNLWDFYEFGTDAIFGISVAHNRSIVPLLEWLYDKIPDSDIIKDEEDEDDVNIVDEDESEFEFDEHNEEDEDDGFFYTDEEEEEDFADDSIFAQNDKIKEFDENDINHIKISIIGRTNVGKSSLLNALLGEERSVVSSVAGTTIDPIDESVDYKGKQLTFVDTAGLRRRGKIVGIEKFALMRTKEMLENSNMALVVLDASEPFLDLDEKIAGLVDSNRLACIIVLNKWDIASRDDYDKIIQEVRDRFKFLAYAPIITLSAKSHKRVDKLHDMILEINENYSQRIKTSELNEVLEKAMRKHHLPSMHGQIIKIYYATQYETRPPKIAIVMNKPRGLHFTYRRYLTNKLREAFSFSGTPVLFKAKKRGEK from the coding sequence ATGAAAAAAATCGCCATTATCGGCCGTCCAAATGTTGGCAAAAGCTCCCTTTTTAACAGACTTGTCAAAAAAAGAGACGCTATTACGTCAGATATAGCAGGAACAACAAGAGATGTAAAAAGAAGAGATGTGCTCATTATGAACAAACAGGCTCTGCTTTTAGATACCGGCGGACTTGACCAAGGGTGTGAGCTCTTTGACAAAATAAAAGAAAAATCTCTTGAAGCTGCAAAAAAAGCGGACATTATACTTTACATGGTAGATGGTAAAAGCATTCCAGAAGAGGATGATAAAAAGCTATTTTATGAACTTCAGACACTCGGCAAAGATGTGGCTCTGGTTGTAAACAAAATCGATAACGACAAACTTAAAGATAATCTTTGGGACTTTTATGAGTTCGGCACGGATGCGATCTTTGGCATATCAGTTGCGCACAACAGAAGCATAGTGCCTCTTCTTGAGTGGCTCTACGACAAGATTCCTGATTCAGATATTATAAAAGATGAAGAAGATGAGGATGATGTAAATATCGTCGATGAAGATGAGAGCGAATTTGAGTTTGATGAGCATAACGAAGAGGATGAGGATGACGGCTTTTTCTATACTGACGAAGAGGAAGAGGAAGATTTTGCAGATGACTCCATATTTGCACAAAACGACAAAATAAAAGAGTTTGATGAGAATGATATAAATCATATAAAGATCTCTATTATCGGGCGTACGAATGTAGGAAAAAGCTCCCTTTTAAATGCTCTGCTTGGTGAAGAGCGTTCCGTTGTAAGCTCTGTAGCAGGAACTACGATCGACCCGATCGACGAGAGTGTCGATTACAAAGGCAAGCAGCTTACATTTGTAGATACCGCTGGACTAAGACGTCGCGGGAAGATCGTCGGCATCGAGAAATTTGCTCTTATGCGCACAAAAGAGATGCTTGAGAACTCTAATATGGCTCTAGTAGTACTTGATGCAAGTGAGCCGTTTTTAGATCTTGATGAAAAGATAGCGGGTCTGGTTGATAGCAACCGTCTTGCATGTATTATAGTTTTAAACAAGTGGGATATTGCTTCAAGAGACGATTACGACAAAATTATTCAAGAGGTTAGAGACAGGTTTAAGTTTCTTGCCTATGCACCTATCATAACACTATCTGCAAAGTCTCATAAAAGAGTTGATAAACTCCATGATATGATACTGGAGATAAACGAAAACTACTCTCAGCGTATTAAGACATCTGAGCTAAACGAAGTTTTAGAAAAAGCGATGAGAAAACATCATCTGCCTAGTATGCACGGACAGATCATAAAAATCTACTACGCAACACAGTATGAGACAAGACCGCCAAAAATTGCTATTGTCATGAACAAACCGCGAGGACTTCACTTTACATATAGAAGATATTTAACAAATAAGCTAAGAGAGGCTTTTAGCTTTAGCGGAACGCCTGTTCTGTTTAAAGCTAAGAAACGCGGGGAGAAGTAA
- a CDS encoding TerB family tellurite resistance protein produces MGNIIVLAILAAFFYWIFKSYSRYTLYSQEAFKNFSISKESLQNSELGLFVALVAKVAKADGRVDALEAQLVGIMFDDISALFPQPQKTKDILKEIFNEHKERSDDTIEIAHTLGRAIKRDRAKQHQFMGFLIQLAFVDGEVSKSEEEILASIAEAFEFDPKSYHAMFDQFEKMVHNIKPKANIGDAYRLLGVNEDDSMDVIKKAYRKLIREYHPDIIKSQGKDDAYMQEATAKTQEINQAYEMIKAHKK; encoded by the coding sequence ATGGGAAATATAATCGTACTGGCTATTTTAGCCGCATTTTTTTACTGGATATTTAAAAGCTACTCAAGATACACACTCTACTCACAGGAGGCATTTAAGAACTTCTCTATCTCCAAAGAGTCTCTGCAAAACAGTGAACTTGGTCTCTTTGTAGCCCTTGTAGCAAAAGTGGCAAAGGCTGATGGAAGAGTAGATGCGCTGGAAGCCCAACTAGTAGGAATAATGTTTGATGACATCTCCGCACTTTTTCCGCAGCCGCAAAAGACAAAAGATATACTCAAAGAGATATTTAATGAACACAAAGAGCGCTCTGATGACACAATAGAGATAGCGCATACTTTAGGAAGAGCGATCAAAAGAGATAGAGCCAAACAGCACCAGTTTATGGGATTTTTGATCCAACTTGCTTTTGTTGACGGAGAGGTAAGCAAAAGCGAAGAGGAGATATTGGCATCTATCGCCGAGGCGTTTGAATTTGACCCGAAGAGTTACCATGCAATGTTTGACCAGTTTGAGAAGATGGTTCACAATATAAAGCCAAAAGCAAACATAGGCGACGCATACAGACTCTTAGGAGTAAATGAAGATGACAGCATGGATGTCATCAAAAAGGCATATAGAAAACTGATTCGCGAGTACCATCCCGATATTATCAAGTCTCAAGGCAAAGATGACGCATATATGCAAGAGGCTACGGCAAAAACTCAGGAGATAAACCAAGCGTATGAGATGATAAAGGCGCACAAAAAATAG
- the hemJ gene encoding protoporphyrinogen oxidase HemJ, whose protein sequence is MYSWVVWFHILSFVSWYAVLFYLPRLFVYHAENIQNEGFVEVVKVMEMKIYKYIGVPAMWATVLSGAYLAYELGFSGNGWLHAKIFFVLILIAFFFSLGYFRVKFLNDECTKSGKFFRAYNEVPTILLLIIVAMVIIKPF, encoded by the coding sequence ATGTACAGCTGGGTTGTCTGGTTCCATATACTCTCTTTCGTCTCCTGGTACGCGGTGCTCTTTTACTTGCCGCGTCTATTTGTCTACCATGCCGAAAATATCCAAAATGAGGGTTTTGTGGAAGTGGTAAAGGTCATGGAGATGAAGATATACAAATATATTGGAGTTCCTGCAATGTGGGCTACCGTTTTAAGTGGTGCCTATCTTGCTTATGAACTTGGTTTCAGTGGTAACGGTTGGCTTCACGCAAAGATATTTTTTGTTCTTATCTTGATCGCTTTTTTCTTCTCTCTTGGATATTTTAGAGTGAAGTTTTTAAATGATGAGTGTACAAAGAGCGGAAAATTTTTCAGAGCTTATAATGAAGTTCCGACAATTTTGCTTCTGATAATAGTGGCGATGGTAATTATTAAGCCGTTTTAA
- a CDS encoding DUF3108 domain-containing protein: MRYVLILFLLTSSLFSKDISTRYDVHVSLLGNVGYADVTLRESGDTYEIKLVANTAGVAAALLKDRVETFTSRGRVVDGRYIPDIFIASKVTTKRSRVQTYYFDHEKKEINLIEEKTKLVNKTRFDPKTFKIKSEEVSENSVDETILDVYKDADVLSAYLNTKTICNSAEQCYKLVAVGAHDEKNNITVSCLKGLQREAAIINFSEEIQDIYNLNVEPFDKDDEIVDVLVAFDNDGLLKEAYLGEVFWIGKITAKRVYHKISSN, translated from the coding sequence ATGAGATATGTTTTAATACTTTTTTTGCTTACAAGCTCCCTTTTTTCAAAAGATATTTCAACACGATATGACGTACATGTAAGCCTTTTAGGAAATGTAGGTTACGCAGATGTAACGCTAAGAGAGTCGGGAGATACGTACGAGATAAAACTTGTAGCAAATACCGCTGGGGTTGCGGCTGCACTTTTAAAAGATAGGGTTGAGACATTTACAAGCAGGGGCAGAGTTGTTGATGGCAGATATATTCCAGATATTTTCATAGCATCCAAAGTGACAACAAAAAGATCAAGAGTCCAGACCTACTACTTTGACCATGAAAAAAAAGAGATAAATTTGATAGAAGAGAAAACTAAACTAGTGAACAAGACAAGGTTTGATCCAAAAACCTTTAAGATCAAATCCGAAGAGGTAAGCGAAAACTCCGTAGATGAGACTATTTTAGATGTTTATAAAGATGCGGACGTGCTCAGTGCATACCTCAATACAAAAACTATCTGCAACTCTGCAGAACAGTGTTATAAACTTGTAGCGGTAGGCGCACATGATGAAAAGAACAATATAACCGTCTCCTGTTTAAAAGGATTACAGAGAGAAGCAGCAATAATCAACTTTTCTGAAGAGATACAAGATATTTACAATCTGAACGTAGAACCGTTTGACAAAGATGATGAAATAGTCGACGTACTTGTGGCTTTTGATAATGATGGACTCTTAAAAGAGGCATATTTGGGCGAAGTCTTTTGGATAGGAAAAATTACCGCAAAAAGAGTCTACCACAAGATCAGCAGCAACTAA
- a CDS encoding phosphoribosyltransferase, whose product MKYYSYDDFKIDTLSLIQRVKDSQFEAIVAVARGGLTLSHAMAEGLDIRQVQSIRTELYDKSVKRDKLEVFDACRLDGLKKVLVVDDIADSGDTLKAVMEYLGKKYEDIEFVSCTIFYKKTSVYEPHYWINEADGWIDFFWERDFLR is encoded by the coding sequence ATGAAATATTACAGCTATGATGATTTTAAAATCGATACACTATCTTTGATACAAAGAGTCAAAGATTCACAATTTGAGGCGATAGTCGCCGTTGCAAGGGGAGGGCTTACTCTCTCTCACGCTATGGCAGAGGGGCTTGATATTCGTCAGGTACAGAGTATAAGAACAGAGCTTTATGACAAGAGCGTAAAGAGAGATAAGCTCGAAGTCTTTGACGCTTGCCGTCTTGATGGTTTAAAAAAAGTACTCGTAGTCGATGACATAGCAGACAGCGGTGATACGCTAAAAGCCGTTATGGAGTATTTGGGAAAAAAATATGAAGATATAGAGTTTGTCTCATGTACTATTTTTTACAAAAAAACATCTGTTTATGAGCCTCATTATTGGATAAATGAAGCAGATGGATGGATCGACTTTTTTTGGGAGAGAGATTTTTTAAGATAA
- the hpf gene encoding ribosome hibernation-promoting factor, HPF/YfiA family, with amino-acid sequence MNVQIHAKDVSLQANTRAHIEAAIEAFKRYSLDITTVNVNLRSEKKGVSVEFDIHIAHAQPVVINQSDEDLDTAIDLAIERATKALRRLHDRIVSHKAASIKDMEVVVEE; translated from the coding sequence ATGAATGTACAAATTCATGCAAAAGATGTATCTCTACAAGCAAATACAAGAGCCCATATAGAAGCAGCTATAGAAGCTTTTAAGAGATATTCACTCGATATTACAACAGTTAACGTAAACCTAAGAAGTGAGAAAAAGGGAGTCAGTGTAGAGTTTGATATTCATATTGCTCATGCACAGCCGGTTGTTATAAACCAGAGCGATGAAGATCTTGACACCGCTATCGATCTTGCGATAGAGAGAGCGACTAAGGCTCTTCGCCGTCTACATGATAGAATAGTTTCACATAAGGCGGCTTCTATTAAAGATATGGAAGTAGTTGTAGAAGAGTAG